One genomic segment of Erysipelotrichaceae bacterium 66202529 includes these proteins:
- the xerC gene encoding tyrosine recombinase XerC, whose protein sequence is MEELLARFLQYMDSLNSGSVHTRDAYQRDIREFISFLQAEGVEELQDADRILVMNYIASLREKSGVSGEMKNSTIARKLSSLRSFYRYLNEYVGISQNPFLYFKTPKRSKRIPEFLFYDEMDTFLSSFVLDTPDGLRDRAMFELMYACGLRVSEAASLRLRDIDLQERILTITGKGNKQRIVPFYTLAGELVERYLQQVRPLWMQPSQEHDIVFINQRGKGLTTRGIQYRMQVAAAGCKLQVHVHPHMFRHSFATHLLDNGADLRVVQELLGHSSLSTTQVYVHVTQERLKKAYTHAHPRAQEK, encoded by the coding sequence ATGGAGGAGCTGCTTGCACGCTTTCTGCAGTATATGGATTCCCTCAACAGCGGCAGTGTGCATACACGGGATGCCTATCAAAGAGATATTCGAGAGTTTATCTCTTTTTTGCAGGCAGAGGGTGTTGAGGAGCTGCAGGATGCAGACCGCATTCTGGTTATGAATTACATCGCCTCGCTGCGGGAAAAAAGCGGCGTCAGCGGAGAAATGAAAAATTCCACGATTGCCCGCAAGCTTTCCTCACTGCGTTCCTTTTACCGCTATCTCAATGAATATGTCGGAATTTCACAAAATCCGTTTCTGTATTTTAAGACACCGAAGCGCTCCAAGCGGATTCCAGAATTTCTGTTTTACGATGAAATGGATACCTTTCTGTCCTCCTTTGTGCTGGATACACCGGATGGTCTGCGGGATCGTGCCATGTTTGAGCTGATGTATGCATGCGGCCTGCGTGTGAGCGAGGCGGCATCCCTTCGTCTGCGCGATATCGATTTACAGGAGCGTATCCTCACCATAACAGGAAAGGGAAACAAGCAGCGAATCGTTCCCTTTTATACACTGGCGGGAGAGCTTGTGGAGCGCTATCTGCAGCAGGTTCGCCCGCTGTGGATGCAGCCGTCGCAGGAGCATGATATCGTATTCATCAATCAGCGGGGAAAGGGACTGACTACGCGGGGGATACAGTATCGTATGCAGGTTGCGGCAGCCGGCTGTAAGCTGCAGGTGCATGTCCATCCGCATATGTTTCGGCACAGCTTTGCGACCCATCTGCTGGATAACGGCGCCGATCTGCGTGTCGTACAGGAGCTGCTCGGGCATTCCTCCCTATCCACCACGCAGGTTTATGTCCATGTGACACAGGAGCGGCTGAAAAAAGCCTATACCCATGCACACCCGCGTGCACAAGAAAAGTAA
- a CDS encoding methylenetetrahydrofolate--tRNA-(uracil(54)-C(5))-methyltransferase (FADH(2)-oxidizing) TrmFO: MERVSIVGAGLAGCEAAWQLVKRNIPVRLIEMRPQKASPAHHSKDFAELVCSNSLRSDSLQNAVGILKEEMRHLDSLIMACADATRVPAGSALAVDRQAFSRLVSDTLQQHPLVEVVREEVTHIPQGPVIIASGPLTSDALSKAIQEYTHADYFHFYDAAAPIIERDSIDFTKAYIKSRYDKGEAAYINCPMSKEEFDAFYEELIHAETAQLHDFEDETYFEGCMPFEEMARRGRQTLLFGPMKPVGLERPDGTLPYAVVQLRQDNAVASLYNIVGFQTHLKWGEQKRLLSMIPGLEKVSIVRYGVMHRNSYLCAPKVLRATYQHIERDDLFFAGQLCGVEGYVESAASGLLAGLNMANLMREKRCIELPDTCVIGSMAHYITHASERYFQPMNANFGIMRLLEKVKKKERKEAFARQALSVIDTYKGEFD, translated from the coding sequence ATGGAGAGGGTTAGCATTGTAGGAGCCGGACTGGCGGGCTGTGAGGCAGCCTGGCAGCTGGTGAAGCGTAATATTCCGGTGCGGCTGATAGAAATGCGTCCGCAAAAAGCATCCCCTGCGCATCACAGTAAAGATTTTGCGGAGCTGGTGTGCTCCAATTCACTGCGCTCGGATTCCTTGCAAAATGCTGTCGGTATCCTGAAGGAGGAAATGCGGCATCTGGATTCACTCATCATGGCATGTGCCGATGCGACGCGTGTTCCGGCAGGAAGTGCATTGGCAGTCGATCGTCAGGCGTTTTCGCGGCTGGTGAGCGATACGCTGCAGCAGCATCCTCTTGTTGAAGTCGTACGGGAAGAGGTCACTCACATTCCCCAGGGGCCTGTGATTATTGCCAGCGGGCCGCTGACCAGTGATGCGCTAAGCAAGGCGATTCAGGAGTATACGCATGCGGACTATTTTCATTTCTATGATGCGGCGGCTCCAATCATTGAAAGAGACAGTATTGATTTTACCAAGGCGTATATCAAATCCCGCTATGACAAGGGGGAGGCTGCTTATATCAACTGTCCGATGAGCAAAGAGGAATTCGATGCGTTTTATGAGGAGCTGATTCATGCGGAAACAGCCCAACTGCATGACTTTGAGGATGAAACCTATTTTGAAGGCTGTATGCCGTTTGAAGAAATGGCACGCCGCGGCCGGCAGACATTGCTGTTTGGCCCGATGAAGCCGGTGGGTCTGGAACGTCCGGATGGAACTCTGCCATATGCGGTGGTTCAGCTTCGTCAGGATAATGCTGTGGCAAGTTTGTACAATATCGTCGGCTTTCAAACCCATTTGAAGTGGGGGGAACAAAAGCGTTTATTGTCTATGATTCCGGGACTGGAGAAGGTGTCCATCGTGCGTTACGGTGTCATGCACCGCAATTCTTATCTGTGTGCACCCAAGGTGCTGCGTGCCACCTACCAGCATATCGAGCGGGATGATCTGTTTTTTGCCGGGCAGCTGTGCGGCGTTGAGGGCTATGTCGAAAGTGCTGCCAGCGGCTTGCTTGCCGGCTTGAATATGGCTAATCTCATGCGTGAAAAACGCTGTATCGAGCTGCCGGATACGTGTGTCATCGGCTCTATGGCACACTATATCACACATGCCAGTGAGCGTTATTTCCAGCCGATGAATGCCAATTTCGGCATCATGCGTCTTTTGGAAAAGGTAAAGAAAAAGGAGCGCAAGGAGGCCTTTGCACGACAGGCTCTTTCTGTGATCGATACATACAAAGGGGAATTTGACTGA